One Phenylobacterium hankyongense DNA segment encodes these proteins:
- a CDS encoding flagellar hook-length control protein FliK: MSASASNVSAPPAPGAAAPGVGAAGSAQGANGAVTGFDAMLATVFGVQDQAGGAAAAAHAGPPAAKGPTVGGSADKSDAGGAAGAAKDADAKDAHAKDGAQGAATAVADPSLALAAMVVPAQIIPLATTTTRPDGAAQATGSTKTPDASGLSAASLAQAALAQLAAASQDASPAAVGQTDSKPDPLTSPVQLASAGGKNVPFAAASAAAPTGPQVANDAKAPAAPQPAASAAAVQPPAPPTAMAMASVTPPAPPTQADAQTPAGATPAAIAAVQAQNAGAAGMPIPATPDAAPPPPPREKAPPRIGGAATSGDSAVAVASTAGGPAPAAHNGGAETLQAVAAAAQDHPTDPLPAVALREGKAAADDGSSARPDPAPTPPLSTSTPVTHAPPAQVRGAPETVANLAAQILKKLDARSTRFDVQLDPVGLGRVNVRVDIGAHGHVTAAMAFDNPQAAAELKSRAGELQKALEQAGFDLSGGLSFDVAGDQAGFGRGAQGQAQNGGDAGAAFRGRAFQSALDTAGNAADAALSGGGGLNLSRGLASGVDVRI; encoded by the coding sequence GTGTCCGCGTCCGCATCCAACGTCTCCGCCCCGCCCGCCCCCGGCGCCGCCGCGCCCGGCGTCGGCGCGGCCGGCTCCGCGCAAGGCGCGAACGGCGCTGTCACCGGGTTCGACGCCATGCTGGCGACCGTGTTCGGCGTCCAGGACCAGGCTGGCGGCGCGGCGGCGGCGGCCCATGCGGGCCCGCCCGCAGCCAAGGGGCCGACGGTCGGCGGGTCGGCCGACAAGTCGGACGCCGGCGGCGCGGCCGGGGCCGCCAAGGACGCTGACGCCAAGGACGCTCACGCCAAGGACGGGGCGCAGGGCGCCGCCACGGCGGTCGCCGACCCCAGCCTCGCGCTGGCGGCCATGGTCGTTCCGGCCCAGATCATTCCGCTCGCGACGACCACCACGCGCCCCGACGGCGCGGCCCAGGCGACGGGCTCGACCAAGACGCCGGACGCGTCGGGCCTTTCGGCCGCGAGCCTGGCGCAGGCCGCGCTCGCTCAGCTGGCGGCGGCGAGCCAGGACGCCAGCCCGGCGGCCGTCGGACAGACGGACAGCAAGCCCGATCCGCTGACCTCGCCGGTCCAACTCGCGTCCGCGGGGGGCAAGAACGTTCCGTTCGCGGCCGCTTCCGCCGCCGCTCCGACGGGGCCTCAGGTCGCCAACGACGCGAAAGCGCCGGCCGCGCCGCAACCCGCGGCGAGCGCCGCCGCAGTCCAACCTCCGGCTCCGCCGACGGCGATGGCCATGGCGTCGGTGACGCCGCCCGCCCCGCCGACCCAGGCCGACGCCCAGACGCCTGCGGGCGCGACGCCCGCCGCCATCGCCGCCGTCCAGGCCCAGAACGCGGGCGCCGCCGGAATGCCGATCCCGGCCACGCCGGATGCCGCGCCGCCGCCTCCGCCGCGTGAGAAGGCCCCGCCGCGGATCGGCGGCGCGGCGACGAGCGGCGACAGCGCCGTGGCCGTCGCCAGCACGGCTGGCGGGCCGGCCCCGGCCGCACACAATGGCGGCGCGGAAACCCTGCAGGCCGTCGCCGCCGCAGCGCAGGACCACCCCACCGACCCGCTCCCCGCGGTCGCCCTCCGCGAAGGCAAGGCGGCGGCCGACGACGGCAGCTCGGCGCGTCCCGATCCGGCGCCGACGCCGCCCCTGTCCACCAGCACGCCGGTGACGCACGCGCCGCCTGCGCAGGTTCGCGGCGCGCCGGAGACGGTGGCCAACCTGGCGGCCCAGATCCTCAAGAAGCTGGACGCGCGCTCGACGCGCTTTGACGTCCAGCTGGATCCCGTCGGCCTCGGCCGGGTCAATGTGCGCGTCGACATCGGCGCGCACGGGCACGTCACCGCGGCCATGGCCTTCGACAATCCCCAGGCGGCGGCGGAGCTGAAGTCGCGGGCGGGCGAACTGCAGAAGGCGCTCGAGCAGGCGGGCTTCGACCTCTCCGGCGGCCTTTCTTTCGACGTGGCCGGCGACCAAGCCGGCTTCGGTCGCGGTGCGCAGGGCCAGGCCCAGAACGGCGGCGACGCCGGCGCAGCCTTCCGCGGCCGCGCCTTCCAATCGGCCCTCGACACCGCCGGGAACGCCGCCGACGCGGCCCTCTCGGGTGGCGGCGGTCTCAACCTGAGCCGGGGCCTCGCCTCCGGTGTCGACGTCCGGATCTGA
- the mnmA gene encoding tRNA 2-thiouridine(34) synthase MnmA — protein MTLAQTLVRDAPEGLLGAARDAVRLPIGARIVAAMSGGVDSTVTAALLAKAGYDVVGVTLQLYDHGAAIQKKGACCAGQDIHDARTAAEGLGIPHYVLDYESRFKEQVIEDFADAYLRGETPIPCIRCNQTVKFRDLLDVARDLGAEAMATGHYVRREVGPAGPELHRAADAARDQSYFLFATTAEQLAYLRFPLGGLPKPAVRAAAAELGLAVADKPDSQDICFVPEGRYTTIIDRLRPHGAEAGDIVHMDGRTLGRHEGVTRYTIGQRRGLNVAVGDPLFVVRIDADARQVIVGPREALLTSALTLKETNWVGDGASLEAACETGRPVLARVRSTREPARGRLALVDGQPGVAFDTAEEGVAPGQACVLYAPEAPSRVLGGGFIAGTVRQNL, from the coding sequence ATGACGCTTGCCCAGACCCTGGTCCGCGACGCCCCCGAGGGCCTGCTCGGCGCAGCGCGCGACGCCGTGCGCCTGCCGATTGGGGCCAGGATCGTGGCGGCGATGTCCGGCGGGGTGGACTCCACGGTCACCGCGGCCCTGCTGGCCAAGGCCGGCTACGACGTGGTCGGCGTCACCCTGCAGCTCTACGACCACGGGGCGGCGATCCAGAAGAAGGGCGCCTGCTGCGCCGGCCAGGACATCCACGACGCGCGCACCGCCGCCGAGGGCCTGGGCATCCCGCACTACGTCCTCGACTACGAGAGCCGCTTCAAGGAACAGGTCATCGAGGACTTCGCCGACGCCTACCTGCGCGGCGAGACGCCGATCCCCTGCATCCGCTGCAATCAGACGGTGAAGTTCCGCGATTTGCTGGACGTGGCCCGCGACCTGGGCGCCGAGGCCATGGCCACCGGCCACTACGTCCGCCGCGAAGTGGGTCCGGCGGGCCCGGAGCTGCACCGGGCGGCCGATGCGGCCCGCGACCAGAGCTACTTCCTGTTCGCCACCACGGCCGAGCAGCTGGCCTACCTGCGCTTCCCGCTGGGCGGCCTGCCGAAGCCGGCGGTGCGCGCGGCGGCGGCGGAGCTGGGCCTGGCGGTGGCCGACAAGCCCGACAGCCAGGACATCTGCTTCGTGCCGGAAGGCCGCTACACCACCATCATCGACCGCCTGCGCCCGCACGGCGCGGAGGCCGGCGACATCGTCCACATGGACGGCCGCACCCTGGGCCGCCACGAGGGCGTCACCCGCTACACCATCGGCCAGCGCCGCGGCCTCAACGTGGCGGTGGGCGACCCGCTGTTCGTGGTCCGCATCGACGCCGACGCGCGCCAGGTGATCGTCGGGCCGCGCGAGGCCCTGCTGACCTCCGCCCTGACGCTGAAGGAGACCAACTGGGTCGGCGACGGCGCCTCCCTGGAGGCCGCCTGCGAGACCGGCCGTCCGGTGCTGGCGCGCGTGCGCTCCACCCGCGAGCCGGCGCGCGGCCGCCTGGCCCTGGTCGACGGCCAGCCCGGCGTGGCCTTCGACACCGCGGAGGAAGGCGTCGCCCCCGGCCAGGCCTGCGTCCTCTACGCCCCCGAAGCCCCCAGCCGCGTACTGGGCGGCGGCTTCATCGCCGGCACGGTGCGCCAGAACCTCTAG
- the flgK gene encoding flagellar hook-associated protein FlgK encodes MSLGITLKTATSGLMAAQAGLRAVSDNIANVNTPGYVRKTVDQRPMVVNGTGMGVEVTGISRVTDQYLQLASLTATSDASRWDVYSSTLDNAQSLYGDPSSNSFFFNRLDDVYSAFATSANDPSSTLLRTQSLSAVQNFIGDAQRINNQVVQLGQTMDSQIQTDVSRANDLLAQINRLNSDITRAKLVDQDASGSENIQTGLVDELAGIMNIRVNQRSGGGIDIRSAEGVKLAGDGAATLSYVRTDSTKGYISATQAGGVGAPQPIQIDGGELRGLMDLRNDKLPGMSDQLGEFVSQAVDQLNAAHNAASAVPPPATLTGRNTGLDMATALGGFSGQTTVAILNASGVVQKRVDIDFTAGTMAVDGGPPGPFSPATFDTDLTAALGGAGSASFTNGALTISANGGNGVAIDEGSSSKTGRGFSHFLGLNDLVRSTGFTTYETGLKPTDAHGFNPGDQIVLRLAAADGNPIRDVTVTVPAAPLMSDLLNSLNNSSTGVGLYGQFNLDANGALAFTGSAPAYASMSIVQDNTQRGTGGPSIGQLFGLGVTERSARVDRFVTNPALVADPTKVATAHLDLTVAAGQPALRPGDGSGALALSTSGDVNTQFQAAGSLGAVNMSVSRYASEFGGAIGREAAAADTRKQSAASVQTEATARRQAVEGVNLDEELVKLTTYQQAFNASARMIQATKDLFDVLTNMV; translated from the coding sequence ATGTCGCTAGGCATAACTCTCAAGACCGCGACCTCAGGCCTGATGGCGGCCCAGGCGGGCCTGCGTGCGGTCTCCGACAACATCGCCAACGTCAACACCCCGGGCTACGTCCGCAAGACGGTCGACCAGCGTCCGATGGTCGTGAACGGCACCGGCATGGGGGTCGAGGTGACCGGCATCAGCCGCGTCACCGACCAGTACCTGCAGCTCGCCAGCCTGACCGCGACCTCCGACGCCAGCCGCTGGGACGTCTATTCAAGCACCCTGGACAACGCCCAGAGCCTGTACGGCGACCCGTCCAGCAACAGCTTCTTCTTCAATCGCCTGGACGACGTCTATTCGGCTTTCGCCACGTCGGCCAACGACCCGTCCTCGACCCTGCTGCGCACCCAGTCGCTGTCCGCGGTGCAGAACTTCATCGGCGACGCGCAGCGCATCAACAACCAGGTGGTCCAGCTCGGCCAGACGATGGATTCGCAGATCCAGACCGACGTCAGCCGCGCCAACGACCTGCTCGCCCAGATCAACCGGCTGAACTCCGACATCACGCGGGCCAAGCTGGTCGACCAGGACGCCTCGGGCTCGGAGAACATCCAGACCGGGCTGGTCGACGAACTGGCCGGCATCATGAACATCCGCGTCAACCAGCGCTCCGGCGGCGGCATCGACATCCGCTCGGCCGAAGGGGTGAAGCTGGCCGGCGACGGGGCGGCGACGCTCTCCTACGTGCGCACCGACTCCACCAAGGGCTACATCTCCGCCACGCAGGCGGGGGGCGTGGGCGCGCCGCAGCCGATCCAGATCGACGGCGGCGAGTTGCGCGGCCTCATGGACCTGCGCAACGACAAGCTGCCCGGCATGTCGGACCAGCTCGGCGAATTCGTCTCCCAGGCGGTGGACCAGCTGAACGCCGCGCACAACGCCGCCAGCGCGGTGCCGCCGCCGGCCACCCTGACCGGCCGCAACACCGGCCTGGACATGGCGACCGCGCTCGGCGGCTTCTCCGGCCAGACCACCGTGGCCATCCTCAACGCCTCGGGCGTGGTGCAGAAGCGCGTCGACATCGACTTCACCGCCGGCACCATGGCCGTCGACGGCGGGCCTCCCGGCCCCTTCAGCCCGGCGACCTTCGACACCGACCTCACCGCCGCGCTCGGCGGCGCAGGGAGCGCCAGCTTCACCAACGGCGCCCTGACCATCTCCGCCAACGGCGGCAATGGGGTGGCGATCGACGAAGGCTCCTCGAGCAAGACCGGCCGCGGCTTCTCGCATTTTCTCGGCCTCAACGACCTGGTGCGCTCGACCGGCTTCACCACCTACGAGACCGGCCTGAAGCCGACCGACGCCCACGGCTTCAACCCCGGCGACCAGATCGTGCTGCGGCTGGCCGCCGCCGACGGCAATCCGATCCGCGACGTCACGGTGACGGTGCCCGCGGCGCCGCTGATGAGCGACCTGCTCAACTCGCTGAACAACAGCAGCACCGGGGTCGGCCTCTACGGCCAGTTCAACCTCGACGCCAACGGCGCCCTGGCCTTCACCGGCTCCGCGCCGGCCTACGCCAGCATGTCCATCGTGCAGGACAACACCCAGCGCGGGACCGGCGGCCCCTCGATCGGCCAGCTGTTCGGCCTGGGCGTCACCGAGCGCTCGGCCCGCGTCGACCGCTTCGTCACCAATCCGGCGCTGGTCGCCGATCCCACCAAGGTGGCGACCGCCCACCTCGACCTCACCGTCGCCGCCGGCCAGCCGGCGCTGCGGCCCGGCGACGGCAGCGGCGCCCTGGCGCTCTCCACCTCCGGCGACGTTAACACCCAGTTCCAGGCCGCCGGCTCGCTGGGCGCGGTGAACATGAGCGTCTCGCGCTACGCCTCGGAGTTCGGCGGGGCCATCGGCCGCGAGGCCGCCGCCGCCGACACCCGCAAGCAGAGCGCCGCCTCCGTCCAGACCGAGGCCACGGCGCGCCGCCAGGCGGTCGAGGGCGTGAACCTCGACGAGGAACTGGTGAAGCTCACCACCTATCAACAGGCGTTCAACGCCTCCGCACGCATGATCCAGGCGACGAAGGATCTCTTCGACGTCCTGACCAACATGGTTTGA
- a CDS encoding flagellin: MVTRVSTAGNYASVLANLMVAQQRQIEAGNQVATQKKGTNLKDYAKSAEVLTAMRSVQARQQVYQDQNGMIADKLTTQDSALNQVTDAATAVRQALTDALASGHADTLMQDLQSQMTNAVEGMNARYNGKYLFAGGQIDTKPVTAVQMSDLTAPPATISSFFKNDDFKAQAKVDDSTTVTTGVLASDIGTPLMNALQAIQSFQEGPSGPFTGKLTAAQTTFLQNQLAGLDTVRTDLTGMTAANGLVQQRVDSVKTNLTTRDNTLAGMVGDITDADMAQAASQLQMAQLSVQAAAQVYQTLQQSSLLNLLK, translated from the coding sequence ATGGTCACCCGCGTTTCCACGGCCGGCAACTACGCTTCGGTGCTCGCCAACCTGATGGTCGCCCAGCAACGGCAGATCGAGGCCGGCAACCAGGTCGCCACCCAGAAGAAGGGCACGAACCTCAAGGACTACGCCAAGAGCGCGGAGGTGCTGACCGCCATGCGCTCGGTGCAGGCGCGCCAGCAGGTCTACCAGGACCAGAACGGCATGATCGCCGACAAGCTGACCACCCAGGACTCGGCGCTGAACCAGGTGACCGACGCCGCCACCGCGGTGCGCCAGGCGCTCACCGACGCGCTCGCCAGCGGCCATGCCGACACCCTGATGCAGGACCTGCAGTCGCAGATGACCAACGCCGTGGAGGGCATGAACGCCCGCTACAACGGCAAGTACCTGTTCGCCGGCGGCCAGATCGACACCAAGCCGGTCACCGCCGTGCAGATGAGCGACCTGACCGCGCCGCCGGCGACGATCTCCAGCTTCTTCAAGAACGACGACTTCAAGGCCCAGGCCAAGGTCGATGACTCCACCACCGTCACCACCGGCGTGCTGGCGTCCGACATCGGCACGCCGCTGATGAACGCCTTGCAGGCGATCCAGTCGTTCCAGGAGGGTCCGTCAGGGCCGTTCACGGGCAAGCTCACCGCGGCGCAGACCACCTTCCTGCAGAACCAGCTGGCGGGCCTGGACACGGTGCGCACCGATCTCACCGGCATGACCGCGGCCAACGGCCTGGTGCAGCAGCGGGTGGACTCGGTGAAGACCAACCTGACCACTCGCGACAACACCCTGGCGGGGATGGTCGGCGACATCACCGACGCCGACATGGCCCAGGCGGCCAGCCAGCTGCAGATGGCGCAGCTGTCGGTGCAGGCCGCCGCGCAGGTCTACCAGACCCTGCAGCAGAGCTCCCTGCTCAACCTGCTGAAATAG